From Pseudorasbora parva isolate DD20220531a chromosome 25, ASM2467924v1, whole genome shotgun sequence, one genomic window encodes:
- the idh3a gene encoding isocitrate dehydrogenase [NAD] subunit alpha, mitochondrial isoform X2, protein MAGNAWRSTVSRVIGAIKTQTPQPKTFSRGIQTVTLIPGDGIGPEISTAVMKIFEAAKAPIQWEERNVTAIQGPGGKWMIPSEAKESMDKNKIGLKGPLKTPIAAGHPSMNLLLRKTFDLYANVRPCVSIEGYKTPYTDVDLVTIRENTEGEYSGIEHTIVDGVVQSIKLITEDASRRIAEYAFEYARNNQRTSVTAVHKANIMRMSDGLFLRKCREVAENFKDVKFTEMYLDTVCLNMVQDPSQFDVLVMPNLYGDILSDLCAGLIGGLGVTPSGNIGANGVAIFESVHGTAPDIAGKDLANPTALLLSAVMMLRHMGLHDHAKKIQAACYDTIRDKKVLTKDLGGNSKCSEFTDDICRRVRDME, encoded by the exons GTGTCCCGTGTAATTGGAGCTATAAAGACTCAGACCCCACAGCCCAAAACCTTCTCTCGAGGG ATTCAAACTGTAACGTTAATTCCTGGAGATGGAATCGGTCCTGAGATCTCCACTGCAGTAATGAAGATATTTGAAGCAGCAAAG GCCCCTATTCAGTGGGAAGAGAGAAATGTAACCGCCATCCAAGGTCCCGGAGGCAAATGGATGATCCCTTCTGAGGCAAAAGAGTCaatggacaaaaacaaaataGGTTTAAAAG GACCTCTTAAAACGCCAATTGCTGCCGGACACCCGTCCATGAACCTGCTGCTAAGGAAGACCTTCGACCTGTATGCCAATGTGCGTCCTTGTGTGTCCATCGAGGGCTATAAGACTCCTTACACCGATGTGGATCTGGTCACCATCAGAGAAAACACAGAAGGAGAGTACAGTGGGATTGAACACACG ATTGTGGATGGAGTCGTGCAGAGTATTAAACTGATCACAGAGGATGCCAGCAGACGCATTGCTGAGTATGCATTTGAGTACGCCAGAAATAACCAAAGAACCAGTGTCACGGCTGTTCACAAAGCCAACATCAT GCGAATGTCTGACGGTCTGTTTCTGCGGAAGTGCCGAGAGGTTGCTGAGAATTTCAAGGATGTGAAATTCACAGAGATGTATCTGGATACAGTCTGTCTGAAT ATGGTGCAAGATCCCTCTCAGTTTGATGTGCTGGTAATGCCTAATCTATATGGCGACATTTTGAG TGATCTGTGTGCTGGATTGATTGGAGGCCTTGGAGTCACTCCCAGCGGGAACATCGGAGCCAATGGTGTTGCCATATTTGAATCA gTACACGGAACTGCCCCTGATATCGCAGGCAAAGATCTGGCAAACCCTACGGCCCTTCTGCTGAGTGCCGTCATGATGCTGCGTCACATGGGACTGCACGATCACGCTAAAAAGATTCAGGCCGCCTGCTATGACACCATACGGGACAAAAAG GTTCTGACCAAAGACCTTGGTGGAAACTCTAAGTGCTCCGAGTTCACCGATGACATCTGCCGAAGAGTGCGGGACATGGAATGA
- the idh3a gene encoding isocitrate dehydrogenase [NAD] subunit alpha, mitochondrial isoform X1 produces MAGNAWRSTLIKLLERCGVRISDASGTPEVSRVIGAIKTQTPQPKTFSRGIQTVTLIPGDGIGPEISTAVMKIFEAAKAPIQWEERNVTAIQGPGGKWMIPSEAKESMDKNKIGLKGPLKTPIAAGHPSMNLLLRKTFDLYANVRPCVSIEGYKTPYTDVDLVTIRENTEGEYSGIEHTIVDGVVQSIKLITEDASRRIAEYAFEYARNNQRTSVTAVHKANIMRMSDGLFLRKCREVAENFKDVKFTEMYLDTVCLNMVQDPSQFDVLVMPNLYGDILSDLCAGLIGGLGVTPSGNIGANGVAIFESVHGTAPDIAGKDLANPTALLLSAVMMLRHMGLHDHAKKIQAACYDTIRDKKVLTKDLGGNSKCSEFTDDICRRVRDME; encoded by the exons GTGTCCCGTGTAATTGGAGCTATAAAGACTCAGACCCCACAGCCCAAAACCTTCTCTCGAGGG ATTCAAACTGTAACGTTAATTCCTGGAGATGGAATCGGTCCTGAGATCTCCACTGCAGTAATGAAGATATTTGAAGCAGCAAAG GCCCCTATTCAGTGGGAAGAGAGAAATGTAACCGCCATCCAAGGTCCCGGAGGCAAATGGATGATCCCTTCTGAGGCAAAAGAGTCaatggacaaaaacaaaataGGTTTAAAAG GACCTCTTAAAACGCCAATTGCTGCCGGACACCCGTCCATGAACCTGCTGCTAAGGAAGACCTTCGACCTGTATGCCAATGTGCGTCCTTGTGTGTCCATCGAGGGCTATAAGACTCCTTACACCGATGTGGATCTGGTCACCATCAGAGAAAACACAGAAGGAGAGTACAGTGGGATTGAACACACG ATTGTGGATGGAGTCGTGCAGAGTATTAAACTGATCACAGAGGATGCCAGCAGACGCATTGCTGAGTATGCATTTGAGTACGCCAGAAATAACCAAAGAACCAGTGTCACGGCTGTTCACAAAGCCAACATCAT GCGAATGTCTGACGGTCTGTTTCTGCGGAAGTGCCGAGAGGTTGCTGAGAATTTCAAGGATGTGAAATTCACAGAGATGTATCTGGATACAGTCTGTCTGAAT ATGGTGCAAGATCCCTCTCAGTTTGATGTGCTGGTAATGCCTAATCTATATGGCGACATTTTGAG TGATCTGTGTGCTGGATTGATTGGAGGCCTTGGAGTCACTCCCAGCGGGAACATCGGAGCCAATGGTGTTGCCATATTTGAATCA gTACACGGAACTGCCCCTGATATCGCAGGCAAAGATCTGGCAAACCCTACGGCCCTTCTGCTGAGTGCCGTCATGATGCTGCGTCACATGGGACTGCACGATCACGCTAAAAAGATTCAGGCCGCCTGCTATGACACCATACGGGACAAAAAG GTTCTGACCAAAGACCTTGGTGGAAACTCTAAGTGCTCCGAGTTCACCGATGACATCTGCCGAAGAGTGCGGGACATGGAATGA